One Vibrio sp. 16 genomic window carries:
- the sdhC gene encoding succinate dehydrogenase cytochrome b556 subunit: MSKPVKERKSRPVNLDLQTIRFPITAIASILHRVSGVITFVAVGILLWLLSISLSSPVGYAEAVDIVDGFFVKFILWGILTALAYHIAGGIRHLLMDLGHFEELESGAMSAKVAFAATAVLSLLAGIMVW, translated from the coding sequence GTGAGCAAGCCCGTGAAAGAAAGAAAGTCAAGACCTGTTAATTTAGATTTACAGACCATCCGCTTTCCGATCACAGCAATCGCATCTATCTTACACCGTGTCTCCGGTGTAATTACGTTTGTCGCGGTCGGGATCCTACTTTGGTTACTATCCATATCCTTATCTTCCCCTGTCGGTTATGCAGAAGCAGTCGACATCGTAGATGGCTTCTTTGTGAAGTTTATCTTGTGGGGAATCCTAACGGCATTGGCCTACCACATTGCTGGTGGTATCCGTCACTTGTTGATGGACCTTGGTCATTTTGAAGAGCTGGAATCTGGCGCAATGAGCGCTAAGGTTGCATTCGCAGCGACAGCCGTATTGTCATTATTAGCGGGGATCATGGTGTGGTAA
- the sucA gene encoding 2-oxoglutarate dehydrogenase E1 component, with protein sequence MHNGVMKAWLESSHLAGANATYVEDLYELYLSDPDLVSEEWKRVFDGLPKPSEEVVEQPHSRVRDYFRRLAQETKHYSVQVSDPDVDAKQVKVLQLINAYRFRGHEAAQLDPLGLWQRPPVAELDPAFHNLTEDDLEETFNVGSFAVGQETMPLKDIYSALKKTYCGSIGAEYMHMTDTEQKRWIQQRLESVVGQPSFTNEEKQTFLDELTAAEGLERYLGAKFPGAKRFSLEGGDALIPMTKELIRHAGASGMREVVIGMAHRGRLNMLVNVLGKKPQDLFDEFAGKHDETWGTGDVKYHQGFSADFATPGGDVHLALAFNPSHLEIVNPVVIGSVRARQDRLGDTTGSTVLPITIHGDSAIAGQGVVQETFNMSQARGFCVGGTVRIVVNNQVGFTTSNPNDTRSTMYCTDIAKMVQAPIFHVNADDPEAVAFVTRIALDYRNEFKRDVVIDLVCYRRHGHNEADEPNATQPLMYQKIKKHPTPRKLYADVLMEKGVLGIDTATQLVNEYRDALDHGEVVVKEWRPMALHSVDWSPYLGHDWDVEWNSKFDTTRLVELGQRLCNYPESHKLQSRVNKLYNDRKAMVSGEKAIDWGMAETLAYATLVDDGKRIRISGQDSGRGTFFHRHSVLHNQNDASTYIPLANIHDKQGPFQVFDSVLSEEAVLAFEYGYATAEPGGLTIWEAQFGDFANGAQVVIDQFISSGEQKWARLCGLTMLLPHGYEGQGPEHSSARLERYLQLCAEQNMQVVVPSTPAQVYHMIRRQVVRPMRRPLVVMSPKSLLRHPLCTSTLEDLAEGTFQPAIPEIDSLDASKVKRVVFCSGKVYFDLLEQRRNNEQDDVAIVRIEQLYPFPMDEVKAAIEQYTNVEDFVWCQEEPQNQGAWYCSQHNFRAAIPAGADLKYAGRPASASPAVGYMSVHLKQQKALVEDALNVNTKTSD encoded by the coding sequence ATGCACAACGGCGTGATGAAGGCATGGCTCGAGTCTTCACACTTGGCTGGCGCCAATGCTACGTATGTAGAGGACCTCTACGAACTGTATCTAAGTGACCCCGATCTGGTAAGTGAGGAGTGGAAACGCGTATTTGATGGTTTACCTAAGCCATCAGAAGAAGTGGTTGAACAACCACATTCGCGTGTCCGTGACTACTTCCGACGACTCGCTCAAGAAACAAAGCATTACAGTGTCCAGGTTAGTGATCCAGATGTCGACGCTAAACAAGTAAAAGTACTCCAATTAATCAATGCTTACCGATTCCGAGGACACGAAGCGGCACAGCTTGACCCTCTTGGTTTATGGCAACGCCCACCTGTGGCGGAGCTTGACCCAGCATTCCACAATCTTACCGAAGATGACCTCGAAGAAACTTTCAACGTAGGTTCTTTTGCCGTTGGCCAAGAGACCATGCCGTTGAAAGATATCTATTCAGCTCTTAAAAAAACCTACTGTGGTTCTATCGGTGCAGAGTACATGCACATGACAGACACAGAGCAGAAGCGTTGGATCCAGCAACGTTTAGAGTCTGTAGTTGGTCAGCCTTCTTTTACTAATGAAGAAAAGCAAACCTTCCTAGATGAGCTGACAGCAGCTGAAGGCTTAGAACGTTACCTAGGTGCAAAATTCCCGGGTGCGAAGCGATTCTCATTAGAAGGCGGTGATGCGCTCATTCCGATGACGAAAGAGTTGATTCGTCACGCGGGTGCGAGTGGAATGCGCGAAGTGGTTATCGGTATGGCTCACCGTGGACGTCTTAACATGTTGGTTAACGTGTTGGGCAAGAAACCACAAGACCTATTCGACGAGTTTGCTGGTAAGCACGATGAAACGTGGGGTACGGGTGACGTTAAGTATCACCAAGGTTTCTCTGCGGATTTCGCAACGCCAGGTGGTGATGTTCACTTAGCGTTAGCGTTTAACCCGTCTCACCTTGAAATTGTAAACCCAGTAGTTATTGGTTCAGTTCGTGCCCGCCAAGACCGTTTAGGCGACACGACAGGCAGTACAGTTCTGCCAATTACCATTCACGGTGACTCTGCAATAGCGGGTCAAGGGGTTGTGCAAGAGACATTCAATATGTCGCAAGCTCGTGGTTTCTGTGTTGGTGGTACTGTGCGTATCGTTGTGAACAACCAAGTTGGTTTCACAACCTCCAATCCGAATGATACCCGCTCGACCATGTACTGTACTGACATCGCTAAGATGGTACAGGCGCCAATTTTCCACGTGAATGCTGATGATCCAGAAGCGGTTGCTTTTGTTACTCGTATCGCACTGGATTACCGAAATGAGTTCAAGCGTGATGTTGTGATTGATCTGGTTTGTTATCGCCGTCACGGCCACAATGAAGCGGATGAGCCTAATGCGACTCAGCCTCTGATGTATCAGAAGATTAAGAAGCACCCAACACCACGCAAGCTATACGCTGATGTGCTGATGGAAAAAGGTGTTCTCGGTATTGATACCGCTACTCAGCTCGTGAACGAGTATCGTGATGCGCTTGACCATGGTGAAGTTGTGGTTAAAGAGTGGCGTCCGATGGCTCTGCATTCGGTTGACTGGTCTCCATACTTAGGGCATGACTGGGATGTAGAGTGGAACAGCAAGTTTGATACAACCCGCTTAGTTGAGCTTGGTCAACGCTTGTGTAACTACCCAGAGAGTCACAAGCTACAAAGTCGAGTTAACAAGCTCTACAATGATCGCAAAGCGATGGTTAGTGGTGAGAAAGCGATTGACTGGGGTATGGCTGAAACGTTGGCGTATGCGACACTTGTCGACGATGGCAAGCGTATTCGTATCTCGGGTCAGGATTCTGGGCGTGGTACATTCTTCCATCGCCACTCTGTACTTCATAACCAGAATGATGCAAGTACTTACATTCCACTGGCAAATATCCATGACAAACAAGGTCCTTTCCAAGTTTTTGACTCTGTATTGTCTGAAGAAGCGGTTCTCGCATTCGAGTATGGTTACGCAACGGCTGAGCCGGGTGGTTTAACCATTTGGGAAGCGCAATTTGGTGATTTTGCCAACGGTGCGCAGGTGGTGATTGACCAATTCATCTCGTCTGGTGAGCAGAAATGGGCACGTCTATGTGGTCTAACGATGTTGCTCCCTCACGGTTATGAAGGTCAAGGTCCTGAGCACTCATCCGCACGTTTAGAGCGCTACCTTCAGTTGTGTGCTGAGCAAAACATGCAGGTTGTTGTACCATCAACTCCGGCTCAGGTTTACCACATGATTCGCCGCCAGGTTGTTCGTCCAATGCGTCGACCACTGGTTGTTATGTCACCTAAGTCACTGCTTCGTCACCCACTGTGTACGTCGACATTAGAGGATCTGGCGGAAGGTACATTCCAACCAGCGATTCCAGAAATCGACAGCTTGGACGCATCGAAAGTGAAACGTGTTGTGTTCTGTTCAGGTAAGGTTTACTTCGACCTACTAGAACAGCGCCGCAATAATGAGCAAGACGATGTGGCAATTGTTCGTATTGAGCAGCTATACCCATTCCCGATGGATGAAGTGAAAGCGGCGATCGAACAGTACACCAATGTAGAAGACTTTGTATGGTGTCAAGAAGAGCCTCAAAACCAGGGTGCTTGGTACTGTAGTCAACATAACTTCCGTGCTGCCATTCCAGCAGGTGCAGATCTTAAATACGCTGGTCGTCCAGCATCAGCATCACCTGCAGTAGGTTACATGTCAGTACACTTGAAACAACAGAAAGCGTTAGTTGAAGACGCACTAAACGTGAATACAAAAACTTCGGACTAA
- a CDS encoding DUF1853 family protein has product MNALERFYHWVHETPSLFEITPPFVDIKALNITPLKQDDYQGNPRLGFIYQHLCTELLRNSEEYSLLEEEIQINKTSGQTLGAIDLILKNRQCQQNEHWEVAIKFYLLHQGIWYGPNAHDQLDKKLARMLSHQLKMSASLEFLEQYPHYSDLTERLLIQGRLYINPFSPETTPKECLGLTINPSRITGYWCYQSQWELIDEPLYELEKPLWAIGLEELNTPIDKPNGRFVHAQTQGGQFWFVVPDSWPN; this is encoded by the coding sequence ATGAACGCTTTAGAACGTTTTTATCACTGGGTCCACGAGACGCCGTCACTGTTTGAGATAACACCACCCTTTGTCGATATCAAAGCACTGAATATCACTCCTCTAAAACAAGATGATTATCAGGGAAACCCTCGACTAGGTTTCATCTACCAACACCTATGTACAGAGCTCTTGAGGAATAGCGAAGAGTACTCGCTGCTAGAAGAAGAGATTCAAATCAACAAAACGTCAGGCCAAACATTAGGGGCGATTGATCTCATTTTAAAAAACCGTCAATGCCAACAAAATGAACATTGGGAAGTCGCCATCAAGTTTTACTTGTTACACCAAGGGATCTGGTATGGTCCTAATGCTCACGATCAACTCGATAAAAAGCTCGCTAGAATGCTCTCTCATCAACTAAAAATGAGCGCTTCCCTTGAGTTCCTTGAACAGTACCCTCACTACTCTGATCTCACTGAGCGTCTGCTAATTCAAGGACGGCTATATATCAATCCTTTTTCGCCAGAGACGACTCCGAAAGAATGCCTAGGGCTTACGATAAACCCTAGCCGAATTACTGGTTATTGGTGCTATCAAAGTCAATGGGAGCTGATAGACGAACCACTCTATGAACTCGAAAAGCCGCTTTGGGCTATTGGTCTGGAAGAGCTCAATACCCCAATCGACAAACCCAATGGACGATTTGTTCATGCTCAGACCCAAGGTGGTCAATTTTGGTTTGTTGTGCCTGATAGTTGGCCAAATTAA
- the sdhA gene encoding succinate dehydrogenase flavoprotein subunit, whose product MSIPVREFDAVVIGAGGAGMRAALQISEQGLSCALLSKVFPTRSHTVSAQGGITVALGNAHEDHWEQHMYDTVKGSDYIGDQDAIEYMCKNGPESVIELERMGLPFSRFDNGKIYQRPFGGQSKNFGGEQAARTAAAADRTGHALLHTLYQQNIKHKTTIFSEWYALDLVKNEDGAVLGCTALSMETGEVCYFKSKATVLATGGAGRIYASTTNAHINTGDGVGMALRAGVPMQDMEMWQFHPTGIAGAGVLVTEGCRGEGGYLLNKDGERFMERYAPNAKDLAGRDVVARSMMIEIREGRGCDGPWGPHIKLKLDHLGKETLESRLPGVCELSRTFAHVDPVKEPIPVIPTCHYMMGGIPTQVSGQAIKQDESGADVEVQGLFACGEIASVSVHGANRLGGNSLLDLVVFGRATGLHLGETLAKQADAKPATEADIERSLERYNRWENSTEGEDPAQIRKDLQQCMQNNFSVFREGDAMAKGLEELKVIRERLKNAHLADKSTEFNTQRIECLELENLMETAYATAVAANYRTESRGAHARFDFPDRDDAQWLCHSIYNPETEAMAKRDVNMEPVHRDAFPPKARTY is encoded by the coding sequence GTGTCTATTCCAGTTCGTGAATTTGATGCCGTAGTAATCGGCGCAGGTGGTGCAGGTATGCGTGCTGCACTGCAAATCTCTGAGCAAGGCCTTTCATGTGCATTGCTCTCAAAAGTATTTCCAACTCGTTCACACACAGTTTCAGCTCAAGGTGGTATTACGGTCGCGCTAGGTAATGCGCACGAAGACCACTGGGAACAGCACATGTACGATACAGTCAAAGGTTCTGATTACATTGGTGATCAGGATGCTATCGAGTACATGTGTAAGAACGGTCCAGAATCTGTCATCGAACTAGAGAGAATGGGTCTCCCATTTTCACGCTTCGACAATGGTAAAATCTATCAACGCCCATTCGGCGGGCAGTCTAAGAACTTTGGTGGTGAGCAAGCGGCTCGCACCGCAGCGGCTGCTGACCGTACAGGTCACGCGCTTCTTCACACGTTGTACCAACAAAATATCAAGCACAAGACAACGATCTTTTCTGAATGGTATGCGCTTGATCTAGTTAAGAATGAAGATGGTGCTGTGCTTGGCTGTACGGCTCTTAGCATGGAAACTGGTGAAGTTTGTTACTTCAAGTCTAAAGCGACCGTTCTTGCGACTGGCGGTGCAGGTCGTATTTACGCGTCTACCACTAATGCTCACATTAACACGGGTGACGGTGTTGGTATGGCGCTACGTGCGGGCGTTCCAATGCAAGACATGGAAATGTGGCAGTTCCACCCAACAGGTATCGCTGGTGCGGGTGTTCTTGTTACAGAAGGTTGTCGTGGTGAAGGTGGTTACCTTCTTAATAAAGATGGCGAGCGCTTCATGGAGCGTTACGCGCCTAACGCGAAAGACCTTGCAGGTCGTGACGTGGTAGCACGTTCAATGATGATCGAAATCCGTGAAGGTCGCGGCTGCGATGGCCCTTGGGGGCCTCACATTAAACTGAAACTGGATCACTTAGGTAAAGAGACGCTTGAGTCACGCCTACCGGGTGTATGTGAACTGTCGCGTACCTTCGCACACGTTGACCCAGTGAAAGAGCCAATTCCAGTTATCCCTACTTGTCACTACATGATGGGTGGCATTCCAACGCAAGTATCAGGTCAAGCGATTAAGCAAGACGAAAGCGGTGCAGATGTCGAAGTTCAAGGCTTATTCGCTTGTGGTGAGATTGCCTCTGTATCTGTACACGGCGCAAACCGTTTGGGTGGCAACTCGCTACTCGACTTAGTGGTGTTCGGCCGTGCAACAGGTTTACACCTTGGCGAAACGCTAGCGAAACAAGCAGATGCGAAACCAGCGACTGAAGCCGATATTGAGCGTTCGCTAGAGCGTTACAACCGTTGGGAAAACAGCACTGAAGGTGAAGACCCAGCGCAAATCCGTAAAGATCTACAGCAGTGTATGCAGAACAACTTCTCGGTATTCCGTGAGGGTGATGCAATGGCTAAAGGTCTAGAAGAGCTAAAAGTGATTCGCGAGCGTCTGAAAAACGCACACCTTGCGGACAAATCGACAGAGTTCAACACTCAACGTATTGAATGTCTAGAGCTTGAAAACCTGATGGAAACAGCTTACGCAACGGCTGTAGCGGCAAACTACCGCACAGAAAGCCGTGGTGCTCACGCTCGTTTTGACTTCCCAGATCGTGATGACGCGCAGTGGTTATGTCACTCGATTTACAATCCGGAAACAGAAGCGATGGCGAAACGTGACGTGAACATGGAACCTGTTCATCGTGACGCATTCCCGCCAAAAGCTCGTACGTACTAA
- a CDS encoding Nif3-like dinuclear metal center hexameric protein — MNNLQLERILNEKLSPQLIKDYAPNGLQVEGKEQIRKIVTGVTASQALIDKAVELNADALLVHHGYFWKGEPEPIRGMKGKRIRTLIKNDINLFGYHLPLDIHPELGNNAELARLLDIQVEGGMEGHPQSVAMYGRLKTAISGEEFAGRINKVLQRAPLHIAPEGADKMIETVGWCTGGGQDFIELAVQQGVDAFISGEISERTTYTAREMGIHYFSAGHHATERYGVKALGEWLADEHGLDVEFIDIDNPV; from the coding sequence ATGAACAACTTGCAATTAGAAAGAATCCTTAACGAGAAGCTCTCTCCACAGCTAATCAAAGACTATGCACCGAACGGTTTGCAGGTGGAAGGGAAGGAGCAGATAAGAAAGATCGTAACCGGCGTGACGGCTTCGCAGGCATTAATTGATAAAGCAGTTGAGCTCAATGCTGACGCGCTGTTAGTTCATCATGGCTATTTTTGGAAGGGTGAACCTGAACCTATCCGCGGTATGAAGGGCAAGCGTATTCGTACCTTGATTAAAAATGATATCAACTTGTTTGGCTATCACTTGCCGTTGGATATCCACCCTGAGCTGGGTAACAATGCGGAGCTGGCAAGGCTGCTAGATATTCAAGTGGAAGGAGGGATGGAAGGGCACCCTCAATCTGTTGCCATGTATGGTCGTCTCAAGACGGCTATTTCTGGTGAAGAATTTGCTGGGCGTATCAACAAGGTGTTGCAACGTGCGCCATTACATATTGCTCCCGAAGGGGCGGATAAGATGATCGAAACCGTAGGTTGGTGTACTGGTGGTGGCCAAGATTTTATTGAGCTAGCTGTCCAGCAGGGGGTAGATGCCTTTATTTCAGGTGAGATCTCCGAGCGTACTACATACACGGCACGTGAAATGGGTATCCATTATTTCTCCGCGGGTCACCATGCGACTGAGCGATACGGTGTGAAAGCGTTAGGCGAGTGGTTGGCAGATGAGCATGGCTTGGATGTTGAGTTTATAGATATTGATAATCCCGTATAG
- a CDS encoding succinate dehydrogenase iron-sulfur subunit: MKLNFSLYRYNPDVDQKPYMKDYTLEVEEGSDMMLLDALILLKEQDPSISFRRSCREGVCGSDGLNMNGKNGLACITPLSALKADKIVIRPLPGLPVVRDLIVDMTQFYDNYAKVKPFLMDDGALPPSRENLQTPDERAHLDGLYECIMCACCTTSCPSFWWNPDKFIGPAGLLAAYRWLIDSRDTATDERLSNLDDAFSVFRCHGIMNCVSVCPKGLNPTKAIGHIKTMLVNRSV; the protein is encoded by the coding sequence ATGAAACTGAATTTCTCTTTGTACCGCTACAATCCGGATGTCGACCAAAAGCCTTACATGAAAGACTACACGCTTGAGGTAGAAGAAGGTTCGGACATGATGCTATTGGATGCTTTGATTCTGCTTAAAGAGCAAGATCCGAGCATTTCATTCCGTCGCTCTTGCCGTGAAGGTGTATGTGGTTCAGATGGTTTGAACATGAATGGTAAAAATGGCCTAGCGTGTATCACGCCACTATCTGCACTAAAAGCAGACAAGATAGTGATTCGTCCACTACCGGGCTTACCTGTTGTGCGTGATCTTATCGTTGACATGACACAGTTCTATGATAACTATGCGAAAGTTAAGCCATTCTTGATGGATGATGGTGCGTTGCCACCTTCACGAGAGAATCTACAAACACCAGATGAGCGTGCTCATTTAGATGGATTGTATGAATGTATCATGTGTGCATGTTGTACAACATCTTGCCCATCTTTCTGGTGGAACCCGGACAAATTTATCGGCCCTGCGGGTCTACTTGCAGCGTATCGCTGGCTAATTGATAGCCGAGATACAGCGACAGATGAACGTTTGTCAAATCTTGATGACGCATTTAGCGTTTTCCGTTGCCACGGCATCATGAATTGTGTAAGTGTTTGTCCTAAGGGGCTAAATCCGACGAAAGCTATTGGCCACATCAAGACAATGCTGGTAAACCGCTCCGTCTAA
- the sdhD gene encoding succinate dehydrogenase, hydrophobic membrane anchor protein, producing MVKHISSFGRNGVHDFLLIRATAIIMTLYTIYLVSFCAFTDISYVSWTQFFGGTFTKVFTMLALVSVLIHAWIGLWQVLTDYIKCAKLRGGLQLGVIAVLLGYFFSGLFILWGA from the coding sequence GTGGTAAAACATATTTCATCTTTTGGTCGTAATGGCGTGCACGATTTCTTACTGATTCGTGCTACTGCGATCATCATGACACTTTACACAATTTATCTGGTTAGCTTTTGTGCTTTCACAGATATTTCTTACGTATCTTGGACTCAGTTCTTTGGTGGCACGTTCACTAAAGTGTTCACGATGCTAGCGCTCGTTTCAGTACTTATCCACGCTTGGATAGGCTTATGGCAGGTACTGACGGATTACATTAAATGCGCGAAGCTTCGTGGTGGCCTTCAACTCGGTGTGATTGCTGTGTTGTTAGGTTATTTCTTCTCTGGTCTATTTATTTTGTGGGGTGCGTAA
- a CDS encoding citrate synthase: protein MADKKATLHVEGQAPIELPIMEGALGTPVIDVRKLGANGFFTFDPGFLATASCESQITYIDGGKGILLHRGYPIDQLANNADYLEVCYILLYGEAPTREQYEQFKTTVTRHTMVHEQIASFFHGFRRDAHPMAVMCGVVGALAAFYHDSLDINNDEHREIAAYRLLSKMPTLAAMCYKYSIGQPFIYPRNDLSYAENFLHMMFANPCEEYEVNPVVAQAMDKIFTLHADHEQNASTSTVRLSGSSGANPFACIAAGIASLWGPAHGGANEACLKMLEEIGSVENIPEYVERAKDKDDPFRLMGFGHRVYKNYDPRATVMRETCHQVLKELNIKDPLLDVAMELERIALSDDYFVSKKLYPNVDFYSGIILKAIGIPVSMFTVIFAISRTIGWIAHWNEMHSDPLNRIGRPRQLYTGEVQRDFQPIHERE, encoded by the coding sequence ATGGCGGATAAGAAAGCTACCCTTCATGTTGAAGGTCAAGCGCCAATCGAACTGCCAATTATGGAAGGTGCCCTAGGTACACCTGTAATTGACGTTCGTAAACTTGGAGCGAATGGATTTTTCACTTTTGACCCAGGTTTTCTTGCCACTGCATCTTGTGAATCTCAAATCACCTACATCGATGGCGGCAAAGGTATTCTTTTGCACCGCGGTTACCCGATTGATCAGTTAGCTAATAATGCTGATTATTTAGAAGTGTGTTACATCCTTCTTTATGGTGAAGCCCCTACCCGTGAACAATACGAGCAATTCAAAACGACAGTAACGCGCCATACAATGGTACATGAGCAAATCGCAAGCTTCTTCCATGGCTTCCGTCGCGACGCTCACCCAATGGCGGTTATGTGTGGTGTGGTTGGCGCACTCGCTGCGTTTTATCACGATTCACTAGACATCAACAATGACGAGCACCGTGAAATTGCGGCATATCGTCTATTATCGAAGATGCCTACACTGGCAGCGATGTGTTACAAGTACTCTATCGGCCAGCCATTTATCTACCCTCGCAACGACCTAAGCTACGCAGAGAACTTCCTACATATGATGTTCGCAAATCCTTGTGAAGAATATGAAGTTAACCCTGTTGTTGCTCAGGCAATGGATAAAATCTTCACGCTACACGCGGATCACGAGCAAAACGCATCTACGTCTACGGTTCGTTTGTCTGGCTCTTCAGGCGCTAACCCATTCGCATGTATCGCTGCAGGTATCGCTTCGCTATGGGGTCCTGCGCACGGTGGTGCTAATGAAGCATGTCTGAAGATGCTTGAAGAAATCGGCAGCGTGGAAAACATTCCTGAGTATGTTGAGCGCGCGAAAGACAAAGATGACCCGTTCCGCCTAATGGGATTTGGTCACCGTGTTTACAAAAACTACGACCCACGTGCTACGGTAATGCGTGAAACTTGTCACCAAGTACTGAAAGAGCTCAATATCAAAGATCCACTACTAGACGTAGCGATGGAACTTGAGCGTATCGCACTTTCTGATGATTACTTCGTGTCTAAGAAACTCTACCCGAACGTAGATTTCTACTCAGGTATCATCCTTAAAGCGATCGGTATTCCCGTATCAATGTTTACCGTGATCTTCGCTATTTCTCGTACTATCGGTTGGATTGCACACTGGAACGAAATGCACAGTGATCCTCTAAACCGCATCGGTCGTCCACGTCAGCTTTACACTGGTGAAGTACAACGTGACTTCCAGCCTATTCATGAACGTGAATAA
- the pgm gene encoding phosphoglucomutase (alpha-D-glucose-1,6-bisphosphate-dependent) has protein sequence MAMHPRAGEKAQQQDLHNIPALVSNYFLLQPDPAITDHKVEFGTSGHRGTADKSTFNEHHILAIAQAIAEVRAEKGTTGPLFVGKDTHALSEPAFSSVVEVLISNGVQVIVQQDNGYTPTPGVSHAILTYNLQHEDKADGIVITPSHNPPQDGGIKYNPTHGGPAEGELTKAIQDRANVLIAEGLQGVKRMPLADAKASDLFVQMDLVKPYIDDLVNVIDMEAIQKANLKLGVDPLGGSGIDYWRQIAQAYNLDLTLVSEAIDPSFQFMSLDKDGVVRMDCSSPYAMAGLLALKDEYDLAFGNDPDYDRHGIVTPKGLMNPNHFLAVCIDYLYRHREGWGKDVAVGKTLVSSALIDRVVADLGRELCEVPVGFKWFVDGLYEGKFGFGGEESAGASFLRKDGTPWSTDKDGIILCLLAAEITAVTGKNPQEYYEELAAKHGASEYNRIQAVANGPQKAVLSKLSAEMVTAETLAGDAITARLTHAPGNGAAIGGLKVTTENGWFAARPSGTEDIYKIYCESFKGAEHLKQIEAEAQEIVNQVFANAGL, from the coding sequence ATGGCTATGCACCCACGTGCTGGAGAAAAAGCCCAACAACAGGATTTACACAATATTCCTGCTTTGGTCTCTAACTACTTCTTACTTCAACCCGATCCTGCAATCACTGATCACAAAGTCGAGTTCGGTACATCCGGTCACAGAGGAACGGCGGACAAATCAACTTTCAATGAACATCATATTCTTGCAATCGCTCAGGCAATTGCAGAAGTCCGCGCTGAAAAAGGCACAACAGGTCCTCTGTTTGTTGGTAAAGATACGCATGCGTTGTCTGAGCCTGCGTTTTCAAGTGTTGTTGAAGTTTTGATCTCAAATGGTGTGCAGGTGATTGTGCAGCAAGATAATGGTTACACTCCAACTCCGGGTGTGTCGCACGCAATTCTGACTTATAACCTTCAGCATGAAGATAAAGCGGATGGTATCGTCATCACGCCATCGCACAACCCGCCGCAAGATGGTGGTATTAAGTACAATCCGACACACGGTGGCCCAGCGGAAGGTGAACTTACTAAAGCGATTCAAGATCGCGCGAATGTTCTCATTGCTGAGGGGCTGCAAGGTGTTAAGCGTATGCCGCTTGCGGATGCAAAAGCGTCAGACCTGTTCGTTCAAATGGATCTCGTTAAGCCGTACATTGATGACCTAGTGAATGTTATCGACATGGAAGCGATCCAAAAGGCGAATCTAAAGCTTGGTGTTGACCCACTTGGTGGCAGTGGTATTGATTACTGGCGTCAAATTGCTCAAGCGTACAATCTTGACCTGACGCTAGTGAGTGAAGCCATCGACCCATCGTTCCAGTTTATGTCGTTAGATAAAGATGGCGTGGTTCGTATGGACTGTTCATCTCCTTACGCGATGGCAGGCTTGCTAGCACTTAAAGATGAGTATGATCTAGCGTTTGGTAATGACCCAGATTATGACCGTCATGGTATCGTGACGCCAAAAGGTTTGATGAACCCTAACCACTTCCTAGCTGTATGTATCGATTACCTATACCGCCATCGTGAGGGTTGGGGTAAAGATGTTGCCGTCGGTAAGACGCTGGTATCAAGTGCGTTGATTGACCGTGTTGTCGCGGATCTTGGTCGCGAACTTTGTGAAGTGCCAGTTGGCTTCAAATGGTTTGTTGACGGTCTTTATGAAGGTAAGTTCGGCTTTGGTGGTGAGGAGTCTGCAGGTGCTTCATTCCTACGCAAAGACGGTACGCCGTGGTCAACTGATAAAGATGGCATCATCTTATGTCTGCTAGCCGCTGAAATCACAGCGGTAACAGGCAAGAATCCACAAGAATACTACGAAGAGCTAGCAGCGAAACACGGTGCGTCTGAGTACAACCGTATTCAAGCTGTAGCAAATGGCCCGCAAAAAGCCGTGCTGTCCAAGCTTTCTGCTGAAATGGTAACGGCTGAGACACTCGCGGGTGATGCAATTACGGCTCGTCTTACTCACGCTCCGGGTAATGGCGCTGCGATTGGCGGTCTTAAAGTGACTACTGAAAATGGCTGGTTTGCTGCGCGTCCATCGGGCACTGAAGATATCTACAAAATCTACTGTGAGAGCTTTAAAGGTGCCGAGCACTTAAAGCAGATCGAAGCAGAAGCGCAAGAGATCGTAAATCAGGTATTCGCTAACGCAGGCCTGTAA